GACGTTTGGTTGTCCTGCATGTAGCCGTGTTTTTTTTACGTTTGCCTTTTCGTAGCTGCTAGTTTCCTTTCTGACTCCAGGGATGTCCTGCACACAGGGAGCTTATGTTAGGGTTTTAGAGGGCCATGCGTTATGGCTCAAAGTGTGTGAGCTTGTTCTTTGGTTTGTCATTGCTGTAGTCAGAAATGCTATGTAATGATACTATTTTGTTATATTGTGgtatgacttcttttttttgttctagttGATTCCTCTGTTTTTGATCATTGGATCTGGAGGTGTTGGCGCAGCCCTCTATCTCATGCGTTTGGCAATGTTCAACCCCGATGTCTGGtatgtataaaataattcaCAGCGCCCAGTCCTCTTGCTGCATATATTAAACTAAACTTCACTGCCTTGGTCTTTATGTTTCTGGAGGCCTTAATGTCTTGCTCCAATATCACTGACACTAAGTGCGTGGAGATTTCCTTAATTTGGAGACTTGTTTGTTTACCATATGAAATTTAGAGACTGCTGACAAAGGACTGTGTCTCTTTCTGTGGAAACTTGTTTGGATGGGTGATTCTTCATGGCCTAGTAACCACAGTATACATAcaaattttacttattttgaaGGTAGTGTGAGTCTCTTAATATGTTCTTGTGTCTTGCATTTCTCTCAATAGCTGggataagaaaaataatccagaacCTTGGAACAAACTGTCTCCCAGTGACCAGTacaaggtaaaataaaaaatgcagatttttaggAAACATAATATCAAAGGTGTAGCCTACTGCTTTATGATGCTTGAGTATATTGGAAAGTAGCTGAATGAGTGATGCATTTTCTCTGCTGAGCAATATTGGTTTGTCTCTAGAACTCAGAGTAGACAGAGCTGACTTTGAGATTTAAAACTTCCCTAGAGCTGGTTGATAATGGGATGAAAGGAGTCTATATGGAAGCAGTCATATACATTGCACTGtaagaaaaagaggaattgtatgtgagaggaaaaatatactGGCTCATAATACTTGGAAATAAACTACAGAAAGAAGGACAAAACCTTGTAAGTTCTGAACGAAAGCTTTCTAAGCTCTAAACTGTTGGCCTCTACTCATgagaagcaaagcaggaaaatgtcagtgtttaACATAAACACTAATTTAGTTCTACAGTTGATTGTTTGAAAACGAAACAATTGTCTGTAAGTAACTGGATGCAATAGAAATGTTCTTTTGGTAATATTCAAGTTACTTCATTAAACTAATGAGGAAGCATGCAAAGATGTGTAAAACATTTAGTAGTTTACAGAAATCatgtttaaataatgtttttatcaTGTTTACTAAAGTGGTATTTTAGTAGATTCCtgttaagaatattttaagattatCCTCAAGCTgctaaaaaaccaaacctactATATTTTCAAAGCTAGTGTCTGTTCAGTACCATATCTTACTATTCCAATCAttgaaataagcaaaaaaacccccacactctaaaataaaatatattgcgTTTCCCTTAAAGGTCCAGGAAGAACAtaatactttgttttcattgctgctcCTGGAATGTTGTCTGTTTCTTGAATATCTAAGAGGCAAATTCAACATAGTGCGCAGCACAAATTCTTTTAATGAGTGCATGCCTTGTGTAGCATTCCCCTTGTGTCTTAGCATGCAAACACAACCTCAGGGTTTACCATATTTGGGTGTGTGTATcattggggattttttttccaaatctgcaCTGTGGGAAATGGAAGGGCAGATACTCTAAATTAAGGATGGCTGTTTAGTAAAAAGGTCTGATATGACAAGTTTGAGCTTTTGATGAAATCgtttttcttttgtaaactTCTCTTTGTCATATCAACTTCTTCAGTCTTCCTGAAGAAAAGTGTTGAAGACCTGATCATTACTGTAGGAGTTGCACAGAAAGCTGTAATTTGAATGTGCTGtaggctgttttgttttctctgaggaagttaaaaaaaaaaggaaaaaattaaatttgggcATAACTAAAAATAATCAAGCTAATAGATAActatttcttactttttttttcttttaaagaaaagctataGCATCACATGCTTCATGCCAAGTCAGGCTAGGGTgtcaaaatatgcttttagtCTATAAATTCATTGTCCTTGGTGACTATTTGGGCTGTTTTGAATTGCTTGTAATGGGATCCAACTTTATCAATATAACCTGAGAGAGCGAAAGGATCTGTTCttactttccttcctccttgtcATGCCTTGCAGTTCTAGATGCAGCTACGTAAACCAAACTTAGCTTTTGCAGCACTGCTCTAAATGTTCCCTTGTGACACTATCTGTTCACGTACACCATGCTTTGCGCCACTTGGCAAGCTAGATGTTGCCTTCAGTATACAGAAGCACATAGATTTTTGACCAGAAAGGATAAACTCAGCAGTACTGTAAGAACTTCCTGTGACTGGACTTGTAATTCTCAGGATTAAAGAAGAGATGCTGTGGGTTTTCTGCAGTTGTAGGCACAAGCACTGCctcattttaaatgcagagcTTCTAATACTGTATGCAGAATGAAGACTATTAAAAAGTTGCTGCTcttcaaagttttttttaatttacttattATTGTCTAGTGTACAGACTCAAACTATGATTTCAGTTTCCTGACGTGAGTTCAAATGATGCATGTTTTTTAGTAAATACCGTGGAAAATGGATAGTCGAGCTTcttactcaatttttttttcccccctctttcctAGTTCTACTCGGTTAATGTAGACTACAGTAGACTGAAAAAGGACCGTCCTGACTTCTGAACAACACACTCATCTCCATAAGCTGCACAGAAAGGTCTTCCGGAAGCCGTCCGCACAATTGTCATGCTTAATCATCCAGGAAATAATCAAACTTGCCTCATGCTGCACTTGGTCGTGTGTTTCAAAGTGTTTTGATGAGGCATAATAAATGTCTGAAACTTGAAGTGTCCACTCTTTACTctaattttgcaaaatgagaGTATCTTATTAACAGTTTGTTGTATGATCAGTCAAATAGTAAGCAAAAACCAATTCATGTTTGCTCAACAAGAAAGCAAAGTTGTCTTGATGGGCTTTATACTCGGTCTGTTGACTTTAGAGAAATAATTGCATGTTCATGCAGTATACCAAACTGCAAGAACTTGAaagcatatatttatatatgtgtgtatatatattttctttaattgtacCTGAATTTTTCTACTTGCCAGTTAAAGAAGTTTTGGTAGCAGACAAGTCAATGCTAACAAGTCATTGTCCAGCAGGGAGGCAACAGATGTTGCCATATGTTGCTGgagggaaggcaaaaaaaaaaaagaggccaagctctctgcaaaatgtttcttttctttctttcttttttttgtcataagCAGTTTGTTAATAAACAAGAAGAcaatcttaaatatttaaaaaataaaattctaggAACATATTCAAGATAAGGAAGGGAAGCACACAGTGAGCAGAACAGGGTACAGGATTCAGGaaataattagatttttcatgtaagaacaaaaatatctctCATCCTTCAGTACTTGTCTGAGTCTTGCTGTgggaagacaaaaaggaaatatcttTGCAAGTCTGTAACTTATGGTAGGTTCTTCTTTGTGCTTCTCTGTGAACATCTGGTATTTCCCTGGATAAGGGATCTAATTCTGGACTACCTGACAAGAGTATAGCTGTTCCTATCTTGACACATTTCAGTCCACTTAAAGTGGACTCTGAGAATGTAGATAACCATAGCTGCTGTTATAAATAATAAGGATAGATTCAAAGAAACTGAGCAGCAAGAACTTTTACTGGAGGAAAGAAACTATTCTGTGGTAATTGACTGCAAGAtaacaaatatttgcaaagacttcatattttatatggaaaaatcTTACAGGTTAATTGGGTGTGGTTTATTTGGCAGCAGTTCAGattatcttccttttcattatatACCAAAATGGTGGATTTACTTGCAGTTTTCACTTGCTTGTTTGAGAGGCTCTCATGGAGTCTGAAGAAGAATGAGTGTTATGACAGAGATGATGTTTACAAGGGTGGGCAAAGTCTGTAAGCGTCCTTGGGGACTGTGGTTGCTATCTGAATCCAAACATTTTTAGGAAGTAGAACATCCTCTTGCAacactttctgttcttcagtttgAAAAGTATGTCACGTGTGAAAATGGGAAGTGTTCCTGTAATTACTAATTGGTAGTCCTTTTGGATTTTACTGATACCACCATGGTCTCCAAATGCAGATTGTTTCTCTGGACATTTAAGAAAAACCAATACCCAGGAAGCAAACCTGATTCTTAGTAAGTCACGTGAGACAAGGATGTTCCCTTTGGTAACAGCTGAAGATGGTATAGActcatgtttttcttaaaggcaCTTAGGATAAAATAAATAGTCTGCCCTTGACATATTTCAACATATACTTAACAAGTACTTAAGCTacttaaagctttttaaatatgggttgactagaaaacaaaaaggcaattCATTCAATGCTACTCCCTCTTTGTAGCAGCATACTTGCTgctgaaaatacacaaaacttTGAGTCTTTTAAGTTGAAACCATCATATTTCATTCTAAAGGCCAGTATCCTGAGGGGACACTTGCTAATACTTCTTTAGGGCTATGcttctgtcctttttaaaatcataacaGACAATAGTCACCATTACCTGCTAAACTTAAAACTAATAAACAtaagaattttgtttcttcctcaaTCTTTAATGCTTGAAATATTCAGTAATTGAAAAATGTTACATAATTTCCAAAAAGAAACTGAGTCATATGAAGAATGCTGTATATTTTCTGTGGCTTATCTCCTCAACCAAT
Above is a genomic segment from Ciconia boyciana chromosome 2, ASM3463844v1, whole genome shotgun sequence containing:
- the NDUFA4 gene encoding cytochrome c oxidase subunit NDUFA4, translating into MFRVMVSHARKHPSLIPLFLIIGSGGVGAALYLMRLAMFNPDVCWDKKNNPEPWNKLSPSDQYKFYSVNVDYSRLKKDRPDF